The Sulfurihydrogenibium sp. YO3AOP1 genome has a window encoding:
- a CDS encoding type IV pilus twitching motility protein PilT: MEEIKSFRIDEIAREAVDRNATDIHITAGVPPIIRVDGRLIPLIGYPPMTPKDTQEFIYSFMNEKQKKTFEEKKELDFSFGIKGIGRFRVNVFYQRGTVAAALRRIPYEIKPMEELGLIPKVRDLCHLSMGLVLVTGPTGSGKTTTLASMIDYINANFPHHIITIEDPIEYIYQHKKSVIAQRELGTDTDSFALALKYALREDPDVILVGEMRDLETIRAALTAAETGHLVFGTLHTNTAVQTINRIINVFPMEEQDQVRTELSFVLQGVISQRLLPKIGGGRVLIHEVMIPNIAIRNLIRENKVHQIYGLMQTGQAESGMQTMNQSIIKALQRKLITVEDAFRISPDPEELKRMISTFGVK, translated from the coding sequence ATGGAAGAAATTAAATCTTTTAGAATTGATGAAATAGCAAGAGAAGCTGTTGATAGAAATGCCACCGACATACATATTACGGCAGGAGTTCCACCTATAATAAGGGTAGATGGTAGATTGATTCCATTAATCGGATATCCACCAATGACACCAAAGGATACTCAAGAATTTATATATTCATTTATGAATGAAAAACAGAAGAAGACTTTTGAAGAAAAGAAAGAACTTGATTTTTCTTTTGGAATAAAAGGCATTGGAAGGTTTAGGGTAAATGTATTTTATCAAAGAGGCACAGTGGCAGCTGCACTGAGAAGAATTCCATATGAAATTAAACCAATGGAAGAATTAGGTTTAATACCTAAGGTTAGAGACTTGTGTCATCTTTCTATGGGACTAGTTCTTGTTACTGGTCCAACTGGTTCAGGTAAAACTACAACCTTAGCATCCATGATAGATTATATAAACGCAAACTTTCCTCACCATATAATAACTATCGAGGACCCTATAGAATATATATACCAACATAAAAAATCCGTCATAGCACAAAGAGAATTAGGAACTGATACAGATTCTTTTGCTCTTGCATTAAAATATGCTTTAAGGGAAGACCCGGACGTTATACTTGTCGGTGAAATGAGAGATTTAGAAACTATAAGGGCAGCATTGACTGCAGCAGAAACTGGTCACTTAGTATTTGGAACATTACATACAAACACGGCTGTTCAAACTATCAACAGAATAATAAACGTATTCCCTATGGAAGAACAAGATCAAGTAAGAACAGAATTAAGCTTTGTTCTTCAAGGTGTTATATCTCAAAGACTTTTACCTAAAATTGGTGGTGGAAGAGTTCTTATTCATGAAGTCATGATTCCAAATATTGCAATAAGAAACTTGATTAGAGAAAATAAAGTTCATCAAATTTATGGTCTAATGCAAACAGGTCAGGCAGAGAGTGGTATGCAAACAATGAATCAATCAATAATAAAAGCATTGCAAAGAAAGCTAATAACCGTCGAGGATGCATTTAGAATTTCTCCAGATCCTGAAGAATTAAAAAGAATGATATCAACTTTTGGAGTTAAGTGA
- the purQ gene encoding phosphoribosylformylglycinamidine synthase I: protein MRFGVAVYPGSNCDYDTYYVIRDILKKEVEFVDYRETDLSKYDCVIVPGGFSFGDYLRPGAIASHTPLTQALKDFASKGKFVIGICNGFQILTEAHLLPGALLPNNHGKFVCKHQNLKVENNETPFTKNLSKNQIIKLPIAHHDGNYFVDPETLAEMEKNGQVILRYCDENGIVDESTNPNGSIGNIAGVCNKEKNVFGLMPHPERACESILGTADGLLLLTSLIN from the coding sequence ATGAGATTTGGAGTTGCTGTATATCCAGGTTCTAACTGTGATTATGACACTTACTACGTAATAAGAGATATTTTAAAAAAAGAAGTTGAATTTGTTGATTATAGAGAAACGGATTTATCTAAATACGATTGCGTTATAGTCCCTGGCGGATTTTCTTTCGGAGACTATTTAAGACCCGGAGCAATAGCATCACATACTCCATTGACGCAAGCATTAAAAGATTTTGCATCAAAAGGAAAGTTTGTAATAGGAATATGCAATGGCTTTCAAATCCTTACAGAAGCCCATTTGCTACCAGGTGCATTACTGCCAAACAATCATGGAAAATTTGTGTGTAAGCATCAAAATTTAAAAGTAGAAAATAACGAAACCCCGTTTACAAAAAATTTAAGCAAAAATCAGATTATAAAGCTCCCTATCGCACACCATGATGGAAACTACTTCGTTGACCCAGAGACTTTAGCAGAAATGGAGAAAAACGGACAGGTAATTTTAAGATATTGTGATGAAAATGGTATAGTAGATGAGTCTACAAATCCAAACGGCTCAATTGGAAACATAGCAGGTGTTTGTAATAAAGAAAAAAATGTATTCGGACTCATGCCACACCCAGAAAGAGCTTGCGAGTCAATTCTTGGCACAGCAGATGGATTGCTATTATTAACATCATTAATAAACTAG
- a CDS encoding GspE/PulE family protein, whose product MVDLGVIPLENVRGNPDVDPKKSFVEVLVALIKKGKADENKVKEFFVKNLSFKPFDPKTHKVNLTKEVLEKFPVSLIEKKYVVPFEYSEGVLKVAVLDPTDREIFTQIKFSTNVKTVETYIATLSEIEELKKVVVPLFPAKKLLDEIDLNADVQTEEEQKESSFEELSKEAQDSPVVKAVNAIIAEAINLGASDIHIEPMEKELKIRFRVDGILRTYKSWPAHIKDAIAARIKILANLDISEKRLPQDGRIRFRVNNRKYDLRISTLPTVYGEKIVMRLQDAESYLNVKLENLGFEEDDLKIVREAIYSPWGMVLVTGPTGSGKTTTLYSALMERNTDDVNIMTVEDPVEVSIPGINQVQVKEEIGLTFAAALRAFLRQDPDIILVGEIRDRETAEIAVKAALTGHLVFSTLHTNDAPSTITRLVDIGVDKFLVSTAVHTIIAQRLIRKLCNNCKEPANYTPEVLKTFGFSDEDIQTGQFFVHHPKGCDKCNGTGYKGRTAVHEILKLDENIRKAINEGKTADELKEIAIKTGMRTLYKDGLIKMKKGLTDIAEIERVLMK is encoded by the coding sequence ATGGTGGATTTAGGCGTTATACCTCTTGAAAATGTAAGAGGAAATCCAGACGTAGACCCAAAAAAATCTTTTGTAGAAGTTCTTGTAGCTCTAATAAAAAAAGGAAAAGCTGATGAAAATAAAGTGAAAGAATTTTTCGTAAAAAATTTATCTTTTAAACCTTTTGACCCTAAAACACATAAAGTTAATCTTACTAAAGAAGTTTTAGAGAAATTTCCTGTGTCTTTAATAGAAAAAAAATACGTTGTTCCATTTGAATATTCTGAAGGAGTATTAAAAGTAGCTGTATTAGACCCAACAGACAGAGAAATTTTTACTCAAATTAAATTTTCCACAAATGTTAAAACCGTAGAAACATATATCGCTACTCTTTCAGAAATAGAGGAGCTTAAAAAAGTAGTTGTTCCTTTATTTCCTGCCAAAAAACTTTTGGACGAAATAGATCTAAATGCTGACGTGCAGACTGAAGAAGAGCAAAAAGAATCATCCTTTGAAGAATTATCAAAAGAAGCACAAGATAGCCCAGTTGTAAAAGCTGTAAATGCAATCATAGCTGAAGCTATAAACTTAGGTGCTTCGGACATTCATATAGAACCTATGGAAAAAGAACTAAAAATCAGATTTAGAGTTGATGGTATATTGAGAACTTATAAAAGTTGGCCCGCACATATTAAAGATGCAATTGCTGCAAGGATAAAGATACTTGCAAATTTAGATATTTCAGAAAAAAGACTTCCACAAGACGGTAGGATTAGATTTAGAGTAAATAATAGAAAATACGATTTAAGGATTTCTACTCTTCCAACAGTTTATGGAGAAAAAATTGTTATGCGCCTTCAAGATGCAGAAAGTTATTTAAATGTAAAACTTGAAAATTTAGGATTTGAAGAAGATGACCTTAAAATTGTAAGAGAAGCTATATATTCCCCATGGGGAATGGTTCTTGTTACAGGTCCAACAGGCTCTGGTAAAACTACTACTTTATACTCTGCACTGATGGAGAGAAACACAGATGATGTTAACATAATGACAGTAGAAGACCCTGTTGAAGTATCAATTCCAGGTATTAATCAAGTTCAGGTAAAAGAAGAGATAGGGCTTACTTTTGCGGCAGCTCTAAGAGCATTTTTAAGACAAGACCCAGATATAATTTTAGTTGGTGAGATAAGGGATAGAGAAACTGCTGAAATAGCAGTAAAGGCAGCATTGACAGGACACTTAGTATTTTCTACTCTACATACGAACGATGCCCCATCAACTATAACAAGATTGGTAGACATAGGGGTTGATAAATTTTTAGTTTCTACAGCAGTCCATACAATAATTGCTCAAAGGCTTATTAGAAAATTATGCAATAATTGTAAAGAGCCTGCCAATTATACTCCTGAAGTTTTAAAAACTTTTGGATTTTCGGATGAGGATATACAAACGGGGCAATTTTTTGTTCATCATCCAAAAGGTTGTGATAAATGTAACGGAACAGGATATAAAGGAAGAACCGCAGTTCATGAAATCCTAAAATTGGACGAAAATATAAGAAAGGCTATAAACGAAGGTAAAACAGCTGACGAATTGAAAGAAATAGCAATAAAAACTGGAATGAGAACTTTGTATAAAGACGGATTAATAAAAATGAAAAAAGGCTTAACAGATATAGCAGAGATAGAGAGAGTGTTAATGAAGTGA
- a CDS encoding DUF29 domain-containing protein: protein MIAQINKEELKKLYDKDFVLWVEENLKLLKDKQFDLVDWEHLLEEIEDMGNRHLDSVVSFMAVILEHLYKWENFRENEKMGNGWIRSINNGRIEILRLFDRYPSLRVKSYNEIEYAWKDAVRRLIKWFEDPENIRLAKKYFGRIPTEKDFPEKCPYTFEQILDYEPWLKDLEDYEG from the coding sequence ATGATTGCTCAGATTAACAAAGAAGAATTAAAAAAGCTTTACGATAAAGACTTTGTCTTATGGGTAGAAGAGAATCTAAAGCTTTTAAAAGATAAGCAGTTTGATTTGGTAGACTGGGAGCATCTCTTAGAGGAGATCGAGGATATGGGTAATAGGCATTTGGACAGCGTAGTTAGTTTTATGGCTGTTATCTTGGAGCATCTTTACAAGTGGGAAAATTTTAGAGAAAATGAAAAAATGGGAAATGGTTGGATTAGAAGTATAAACAATGGAAGAATTGAAATACTAAGACTTTTTGATAGATATCCATCATTAAGAGTTAAATCTTACAATGAAATAGAGTATGCATGGAAAGATGCTGTAAGAAGATTAATTAAATGGTTTGAAGACCCTGAAAATATTCGCTTAGCAAAAAAGTATTTTGGCAGAATACCAACAGAAAAAGATTTCCCTGAAAAATGTCCTTATACATTTGAGCAGATTTTAGATTACGAGCCATGGCTAAAAGACTTGGAAGATTATGAAGGTTAA
- the argC gene encoding N-acetyl-gamma-glutamyl-phosphate reductase produces MKVCIAGASGYTGIELLRILELYKEVEINQITSRQYSGKALKEAFPFFNKSKYQDLIFTEEVDAALSDVYFLCLPHEPSLELVKTLYENNKIIIDLSAAYRIKNKEAYAEYYGFEHKFPELLEVAVYGLAEVFRNDIKSAKIIANPGCYPTATILGLYPLAKECKIQDDTIIVNALSGISGAGRHLKEDFMYPESFSNAYAYNITKHRHTPEMEDVIKRISDKDIKVRFTPHIIPVSRGMLSTITVKTDLSKKQLRDLYFDYYDKEYFIRLQYRPVRIKEVLGTNFCDIFVDRDEKTGYAVITSAIDNLSKGASSQAVQNMNIILGFEESYNLKNLPIYP; encoded by the coding sequence ATGAAAGTTTGTATAGCTGGAGCTTCTGGATATACTGGAATAGAACTTTTAAGAATTTTAGAATTATACAAAGAAGTTGAAATAAATCAAATAACGTCAAGACAATACAGTGGGAAGGCTTTAAAAGAAGCTTTCCCATTCTTTAACAAATCAAAATACCAAGATTTAATCTTTACTGAAGAAGTAGATGCAGCTTTGTCTGATGTTTATTTCCTATGCCTACCACACGAGCCTTCCTTAGAACTTGTAAAAACGCTTTATGAAAATAACAAAATTATCATAGACTTATCTGCAGCATACAGAATAAAAAATAAAGAAGCATATGCGGAGTACTATGGCTTTGAGCATAAATTTCCAGAACTTTTAGAAGTGGCGGTTTATGGACTTGCTGAAGTATTTAGAAATGATATAAAATCTGCAAAAATAATAGCAAATCCCGGTTGCTACCCAACCGCCACAATTCTTGGCTTATATCCTTTGGCTAAAGAGTGTAAAATTCAAGATGACACAATCATTGTAAATGCTCTATCCGGAATTTCCGGTGCCGGAAGACATTTAAAAGAAGATTTTATGTATCCAGAAAGCTTTTCAAACGCGTATGCTTACAACATTACAAAACACAGACACACTCCGGAAATGGAGGACGTTATAAAAAGAATTTCAGATAAAGATATAAAAGTCAGATTTACTCCTCACATAATCCCGGTTTCAAGAGGAATGCTTTCTACCATCACAGTTAAAACCGACCTATCAAAAAAACAGTTAAGAGATTTATATTTTGATTACTACGATAAAGAATACTTTATAAGACTCCAATATAGACCTGTTAGAATTAAAGAAGTTCTTGGGACAAATTTCTGTGATATTTTTGTAGATAGAGATGAGAAGACAGGTTACGCAGTAATTACCTCTGCAATAGATAATCTTAGCAAAGGTGCTTCTTCTCAAGCTGTCCAAAATATGAATATAATCCTTGGATTTGAAGAAAGTTATAATCTAAAAAATCTACCAATCTATCCATGA
- the purS gene encoding phosphoribosylformylglycinamidine synthase subunit PurS, translating into MLIKFFIKPRKGVLDPQGRAVAESLKSLGFDNVKDVKVGKYIEVYVDSKDKEKAIEEAKEMAKKAIVNDLIEDYEIQVVE; encoded by the coding sequence ATGCTAATAAAGTTTTTTATCAAGCCAAGAAAAGGTGTTCTTGACCCACAAGGTAGAGCAGTTGCAGAAAGTTTAAAATCCTTAGGATTTGATAATGTAAAAGATGTTAAAGTAGGAAAATATATAGAAGTTTATGTAGACAGCAAAGACAAGGAAAAAGCCATAGAAGAAGCCAAAGAGATGGCGAAAAAAGCAATCGTCAATGACCTTATAGAAGACTATGAAATACAAGTGGTGGAGTAA
- a CDS encoding MBL fold metallo-hydrolase, producing MKVKTLTVGPLAENCFIVFDGNSKDAVVIDPGADGEFILNELKDLNVKAILATHGHLDHIGQVGYLKEKLNVPFYMNKKDEFLINNEIFPNFAYIIKAVKCPSPDFDVKDGDVLKFGNLEFQVIETPGHTPGSVCFFNEKEKIIFVGDTLFKGSVGRTDLPGGNGKMLEESLKKLMELPEDTVVYSGHGPKTTIGIEKRTNPFITGVFRLKW from the coding sequence ATGAAGGTTAAAACTCTAACAGTAGGACCTTTGGCTGAAAATTGCTTTATCGTTTTTGATGGAAACTCAAAAGATGCAGTGGTTATAGACCCGGGAGCTGATGGGGAATTTATTTTAAATGAATTAAAAGATTTAAATGTAAAAGCAATCCTTGCAACCCACGGACATTTAGACCATATAGGTCAAGTTGGATATTTAAAAGAAAAATTAAATGTTCCTTTCTACATGAATAAAAAAGATGAATTTTTGATTAACAACGAAATTTTTCCTAACTTTGCCTACATTATAAAAGCTGTAAAATGCCCATCTCCTGATTTTGATGTAAAAGATGGTGATGTATTGAAATTTGGTAATTTAGAGTTTCAGGTTATAGAAACGCCCGGACATACACCGGGCAGTGTGTGTTTTTTTAACGAAAAAGAAAAAATTATATTTGTTGGAGATACGCTTTTTAAAGGAAGCGTTGGAAGGACTGACTTGCCCGGTGGAAATGGAAAGATGTTAGAAGAGTCTTTAAAAAAACTAATGGAGCTTCCGGAAGATACAGTCGTATACAGCGGTCATGGACCTAAAACAACCATTGGTATAGAAAAAAGAACAAATCCTTTTATTACAGGAGTATTTAGATTAAAATGGTAA
- a CDS encoding DUF29 domain-containing protein — MLTQVINKEELKKLYDKDFVLWVEENLKLLKDKQFDLVDWEHLLEEIEDMGNRHLDSVVSFMAVILEHLYKWENFRENEKMGNGWIKSIINSRTGIYKLFRKYPSLKVKAQFELENAWNDAILELISWFKDPENIHLAKKYFGRIPTEKDFPKKCPYTFEQILDYEPWLKDLEE; from the coding sequence ATGTTAACACAAGTAATTAACAAAGAAGAATTAAAAAAGCTTTACGATAAAGACTTTGTCTTATGGGTAGAAGAGAATCTAAAGCTCTTAAAAGATAAGCAGTTTGATTTGGTAGACTGGGAGCATCTCTTAGAGGAGATCGAGGATATGGGTAATAGACATTTGGACAGTGTAGTTAGCTTTATGGCTGTTATCTTGGAACATCTTTATAAGTGGGAAAATTTTAGAGAAAATGAAAAAATGGGAAACGGCTGGATAAAAAGCATAATAAACTCGAGAACTGGCATATATAAGCTGTTTAGAAAATATCCATCTTTAAAAGTGAAAGCGCAATTTGAATTAGAAAACGCATGGAATGATGCAATTTTAGAGCTTATCTCTTGGTTCAAAGACCCTGAAAATATTCATTTAGCTAAAAAATACTTCGGCAGAATACCAACAGAAAAAGATTTTCCGAAAAAATGTCCCTATACATTTGAGCAGATTTTAGATTACGAGCCATGGCTAAAAGACCTGGAGGAGTAA
- a CDS encoding deoxyribonuclease IV: MVNIGTHVSSSKSLDLVFERGKEVEASSIQFFIRSPRSWAWIERTDEEKERFLQKKNEYKIHPLVVHASYLFNLASFEEELYKKSIESVIQELKLCEELKIDYYVIHAGKSKGNPKKQAIDRILRAFEEIFSRLNLKNTTFLVETLAGQSGEVGATLEEVYTLIEPFENEKIGVCLDTCHIFASGYQINTDEGFNSFKKELIDYNLLEKTKVIHCNDSKAPFNSKKDRHEHIGKGFIGLEGFRIFLNDDDFNKLPFILETPKEGDMDRVNINLLKSLIK; the protein is encoded by the coding sequence ATGGTAAACATTGGAACTCATGTATCATCTTCAAAATCCTTAGACCTTGTTTTTGAAAGGGGAAAAGAAGTAGAAGCTTCATCAATTCAGTTTTTTATAAGGTCTCCAAGGTCTTGGGCTTGGATAGAAAGAACTGATGAAGAAAAAGAAAGATTTCTACAAAAGAAAAATGAGTATAAAATTCATCCGTTAGTAGTACATGCTTCATATCTTTTTAATTTAGCATCCTTTGAAGAAGAATTATACAAAAAATCCATAGAAAGCGTTATACAGGAGTTGAAGCTTTGTGAAGAGTTAAAAATTGATTATTATGTAATTCATGCAGGAAAATCAAAAGGAAATCCAAAAAAGCAGGCGATAGATAGGATTTTAAGAGCTTTTGAAGAGATATTTAGTAGATTAAATCTAAAAAATACAACATTTTTAGTTGAAACGTTGGCAGGTCAATCCGGAGAAGTTGGAGCAACATTAGAAGAAGTTTATACACTAATTGAACCTTTTGAAAATGAAAAAATAGGTGTTTGCCTTGACACTTGCCATATATTTGCATCCGGGTATCAGATAAACACCGACGAAGGATTTAATAGCTTTAAAAAAGAGCTTATAGATTATAATCTCTTAGAAAAGACAAAAGTTATACATTGTAATGATTCTAAAGCTCCTTTTAACTCTAAAAAAGATAGACATGAACATATTGGAAAAGGCTTTATTGGGTTGGAGGGTTTTAGAATATTTTTAAATGATGATGATTTTAATAAACTTCCTTTTATCTTAGAAACACCAAAAGAAGGAGATATGGACAGGGTAAATATTAATTTGTTAAAATCTTTAATAAAGTGA
- the rfaE1 gene encoding D-glycero-beta-D-manno-heptose-7-phosphate kinase: protein MITKERAVNLISKFPDITVGVIGDIILDKYLWGDVERISPEAPVPVVDVKKETVSLGGASNVANNIASLDAKAYMIGVVGDDENAKIIENLLKSKNINPILITDKSRPTIEKTRIIAISQQLLRIDREDRSKLSTEIEDKIINEIKNIKDEINVFIVSDYGKGIITQRIMDFIKSLNKPIFVDPKPSNYQLYKHTTILTPNKKEAYESIKADKNTDLEFVGRKIMSDLELNQLLITLGGEGMALFEGDKILRIPTKAKKVFDVTGAGDTVISVLALARLAGGTWEESASLANTAAGYVVGEIGTATVSRDILIDLIG, encoded by the coding sequence ATGATTACAAAAGAAAGAGCAGTCAATTTAATCAGTAAGTTTCCTGATATTACTGTTGGGGTTATTGGAGATATTATTCTTGATAAATACTTATGGGGAGATGTAGAAAGAATATCTCCTGAGGCTCCCGTTCCCGTTGTAGATGTAAAAAAAGAGACGGTATCTCTCGGTGGTGCATCAAACGTTGCAAATAACATAGCTTCCTTAGATGCTAAAGCTTATATGATTGGTGTAGTAGGAGATGACGAAAACGCAAAAATTATTGAGAATTTACTAAAATCAAAAAACATAAATCCAATCTTGATAACAGACAAATCAAGACCAACCATTGAAAAAACCCGAATAATCGCAATCAGTCAACAGCTTTTAAGAATTGACAGAGAGGATAGGTCAAAACTGTCTACCGAGATTGAGGATAAAATCATCAATGAGATTAAAAATATAAAAGACGAAATAAATGTCTTTATCGTTTCTGATTATGGAAAAGGTATCATTACTCAAAGAATTATGGATTTTATAAAATCTTTAAACAAACCTATCTTTGTTGACCCTAAGCCATCAAATTATCAACTTTATAAACATACTACCATTTTAACTCCAAACAAAAAAGAAGCATACGAAAGTATAAAAGCAGATAAAAACACAGACCTTGAATTCGTTGGAAGAAAAATAATGTCAGACCTTGAATTAAACCAGCTTTTGATTACACTTGGCGGTGAAGGTATGGCATTGTTTGAAGGTGATAAAATTTTACGTATTCCGACTAAGGCTAAAAAAGTTTTTGATGTAACAGGTGCAGGAGATACTGTTATATCTGTTCTTGCTTTAGCAAGATTGGCAGGTGGGACTTGGGAAGAGTCTGCATCTTTAGCAAATACGGCAGCCGGTTATGTAGTGGGAGAAATAGGAACTGCTACGGTTTCAAGAGATATTTTAATAGATTTGATTGGTTAA
- a CDS encoding TlpA disulfide reductase family protein, with translation MARKIIVLVLLILAFKSFAKDMLKDKFGNPVKLPENKLIVLNFMAYSCGHCMAEIPTIKKVLREPEFKNNFVVIAFAIDGKQNDFKDPEFPIYANHPGNQVRFPILGTPTTYIITPNGKKLITIYGALTEENFRKYLKEALKKAQSAPGRI, from the coding sequence ATGGCAAGAAAGATAATCGTTTTAGTATTGCTTATTTTAGCTTTTAAATCTTTTGCTAAGGATATGCTAAAAGATAAGTTTGGCAATCCTGTAAAGCTTCCAGAAAACAAATTAATTGTGCTTAATTTTATGGCTTACAGCTGTGGTCATTGTATGGCTGAAATCCCAACTATTAAAAAAGTATTAAGAGAACCAGAATTTAAAAATAATTTTGTTGTGATTGCTTTCGCAATAGATGGAAAACAAAACGATTTTAAAGACCCAGAATTTCCGATCTATGCAAATCATCCGGGGAATCAGGTAAGATTTCCAATCTTAGGAACACCCACAACTTATATAATCACTCCAAATGGTAAAAAGTTAATTACAATATATGGTGCTTTAACAGAAGAAAATTTTAGAAAGTATTTAAAAGAAGCTTTAAAGAAAGCACAAAGCGCGCCTGGCAGGATTTGA
- the rpsI gene encoding 30S ribosomal protein S9 translates to MEKTIKIDPKVAHYGTGRRKEAIARVWILPGSGRIIVRSASGKEWDAKEYFERDILLAKINHPFVVTETLGKFDVYATVKGSGKPAQAEAVMYGIAKALESYNPSLRALLKPAGLMTRDARVKERKKYNQMGARAKYRWSKR, encoded by the coding sequence TTGGAAAAAACAATAAAAATAGACCCTAAGGTGGCACACTACGGAACTGGAAGAAGAAAAGAGGCAATAGCAAGAGTTTGGATTCTTCCCGGATCCGGAAGAATTATAGTTAGAAGTGCATCCGGAAAAGAATGGGATGCAAAAGAGTATTTTGAAAGAGATATTTTACTTGCAAAAATAAACCATCCATTTGTAGTTACAGAAACACTTGGGAAGTTTGATGTTTATGCAACTGTAAAAGGCAGTGGAAAACCTGCACAAGCAGAAGCTGTGATGTATGGAATAGCAAAAGCTCTTGAAAGCTATAACCCATCATTAAGAGCATTACTAAAACCAGCTGGATTAATGACAAGAGACGCGAGAGTTAAAGAACGTAAGAAATACAACCAAATGGGTGCAAGAGCGAAATACAGATGGTCTAAGCGTTAA
- the accC gene encoding acetyl-CoA carboxylase biotin carboxylase subunit, translating to MLKKIKRILIANRGEIAIRAIRSIKELGGESIAVYSEGDKDCIHKDLADISVCIGPANATKSYLNIPALLSAIDLTHADAVYPGYGFLAENPTFAAICERSNIKFIGPSSETIKLTGDKAQAREVAKKAGVPIIHGSPPVEELKEALEISSEIGYPVLIKAAAGGGGRGMRVAHNEQELARLLPLAQREAESSFGDRRVYIEKFIENPKHIEIQILADEFGNVIHLGERECSVQRRHQKLIEESPSPFIDEKIRKEMGEAAVKFAKAVNFTGAGTVEFIVDKNKNFYFIEMNGRIQVEHPVTEMVTGVDIVSWQLKIADGQKLTIKQEEIRPNGHAIEFRINAEDPTSFVPQPGKIEKLYLPGGYGVRVDTHIYQGYTIPPYYDSLIAKLIVWGKTREEAIERGKRALKEFIIEGLKTTIPFHLKMLEHPEFIKGTYTTSLVDKEFLGIKV from the coding sequence TTGTTAAAAAAAATTAAAAGAATATTGATTGCAAACAGAGGAGAGATTGCTATTAGGGCTATTAGGTCCATTAAAGAGCTTGGCGGGGAAAGTATTGCTGTTTATTCCGAAGGAGATAAAGATTGTATTCATAAAGATTTAGCTGATATATCAGTTTGTATAGGACCTGCTAATGCGACAAAGAGTTACTTAAATATTCCTGCGTTGCTTTCTGCTATAGATTTAACCCATGCTGATGCAGTTTATCCTGGATATGGTTTTTTAGCAGAAAATCCTACCTTTGCAGCTATCTGTGAAAGAAGCAATATCAAATTTATCGGACCATCTTCAGAAACAATAAAACTTACAGGAGATAAAGCACAGGCTCGTGAAGTAGCAAAAAAGGCAGGAGTTCCAATAATTCACGGTAGTCCACCGGTAGAGGAGCTAAAAGAAGCTTTGGAAATATCTTCTGAAATAGGATATCCTGTACTTATAAAGGCTGCAGCTGGTGGTGGTGGTAGAGGTATGAGAGTTGCCCATAACGAGCAAGAACTTGCAAGGCTTTTACCTTTAGCACAAAGAGAGGCAGAAAGTTCTTTTGGTGATAGACGAGTTTATATAGAAAAATTTATAGAAAATCCAAAGCATATAGAGATTCAAATATTAGCTGATGAGTTTGGAAATGTCATACATCTTGGAGAAAGAGAGTGTTCTGTTCAAAGAAGACATCAAAAACTTATCGAAGAATCTCCATCTCCATTTATAGATGAAAAGATAAGAAAAGAGATGGGAGAAGCAGCTGTCAAGTTCGCCAAGGCTGTTAATTTTACAGGTGCCGGAACTGTTGAGTTTATCGTTGATAAAAATAAGAATTTTTATTTTATTGAAATGAATGGAAGGATACAAGTTGAGCATCCTGTTACAGAAATGGTTACAGGTGTTGATATAGTTTCTTGGCAATTAAAAATAGCAGACGGACAAAAACTAACCATAAAACAAGAAGAAATTAGACCAAATGGTCATGCTATAGAGTTTAGAATAAATGCAGAAGACCCAACCTCTTTTGTTCCTCAACCGGGAAAAATAGAAAAACTATATCTTCCTGGTGGCTACGGTGTTAGAGTAGATACACATATATATCAAGGATATACTATTCCGCCATACTATGATTCTTTAATAGCTAAACTTATTGTTTGGGGGAAAACGAGGGAAGAGGCTATAGAAAGAGGAAAGAGAGCCTTAAAAGAGTTTATTATTGAAGGACTTAAAACTACTATTCCTTTCCATCTAAAAATGCTTGAACATCCGGAATTTATAAAAGGAACTTATACGACTTCCTTAGTTGATAAAGAGTTCTTAGGAATAAAAGTATAA